From a region of the Pectobacterium aquaticum genome:
- a CDS encoding DUF6880 family protein, whose protein sequence is MDSTLHQLLLATPQTQLLLLIEAIYGLDPKVDQRIETLLYRQDTVKQGKSLKERIASIARGKRFIDYYQSHGFAMELEALVGDIAYLIDDAPEKAFALIDALMSTHVRVYERVDDSDGAIGEAYVAALSVWIKAASQWRAQGGKTWNWPDEVKKRHDENDYAAWDDLIAQSGTLLTEPELRHLAQDFEREYAAALASAPHNEYNFRAAHATLGISGVAQALQDVALFERSILLGSPKPNELQKLHIVEFCLSINDAQSALKWLSKPFEGHAEEKRRALLDKTYVQLGDQDALLTLRREAYQQRPDYSRLQALLAVLQDETERETLQNQAATHALAMGDVPSRIDTLLALNDYGQASAQLLAHWESLNVFFGVLLGWADQFHDAECPLAEVICYRLLLNDILSAGRSKAYDHAANYYRELDALDSQVADYAPLLAWTDYQAQLKQQHGRKYSFWQRLQ, encoded by the coding sequence ATGGATTCGACATTGCACCAGCTTTTGTTAGCGACACCACAGACGCAGCTCTTACTTCTGATCGAAGCGATTTATGGTTTAGATCCAAAGGTAGACCAGCGTATTGAAACGCTGTTGTATCGGCAGGATACGGTGAAGCAGGGAAAATCGCTGAAAGAACGTATTGCATCTATTGCTCGTGGTAAACGATTTATTGATTATTATCAGAGTCATGGCTTTGCTATGGAGCTTGAGGCATTGGTTGGTGATATCGCCTATCTGATCGACGACGCACCGGAAAAAGCATTTGCACTGATTGATGCACTGATGTCCACCCATGTTCGTGTTTATGAGCGCGTGGATGATTCCGATGGGGCTATTGGTGAGGCGTATGTGGCGGCGCTTTCGGTATGGATTAAAGCCGCAAGCCAGTGGCGAGCACAAGGTGGAAAGACGTGGAATTGGCCGGATGAGGTAAAAAAACGGCATGATGAGAACGATTATGCCGCATGGGATGATTTGATTGCACAAAGTGGCACGTTACTTACCGAACCAGAGTTGCGACACCTGGCGCAGGACTTTGAACGTGAATATGCTGCTGCCTTGGCCTCTGCACCGCACAATGAATATAACTTTCGTGCTGCGCATGCCACTCTCGGTATTTCTGGGGTGGCGCAAGCTCTGCAAGATGTTGCCCTATTTGAGCGATCTATCCTCTTGGGTTCCCCAAAGCCTAATGAATTGCAAAAGCTCCACATTGTGGAGTTCTGTCTGTCGATCAATGACGCACAGTCGGCTCTGAAATGGTTATCAAAGCCTTTTGAGGGGCATGCCGAAGAAAAGCGCAGGGCATTGCTGGATAAAACCTATGTCCAACTTGGCGATCAAGACGCGCTCTTGACGTTACGGCGTGAAGCTTATCAGCAACGTCCTGATTATAGTCGGCTACAAGCACTGCTCGCCGTCTTGCAAGATGAGACGGAACGAGAAACGTTACAGAATCAGGCGGCTACCCATGCGTTGGCGATGGGAGATGTTCCGTCCAGAATTGATACGCTGTTGGCACTGAATGATTATGGGCAAGCATCAGCACAACTGCTTGCCCATTGGGAGTCACTCAATGTCTTCTTCGGTGTATTGTTGGGTTGGGCAGATCAATTTCATGATGCGGAATGCCCTTTAGCTGAAGTTATTTGTTATCGTCTGCTACTCAACGATATTTTATCTGCTGGCCGGAGTAAGGCCTACGATCATGCTGCAAATTATTATCGCGAATTGGATGCTCTAGACTCGCAAGTCGCGGATTACGCGCCGTTATTGGCGTGGACGGATTATCAGGCACAGCTTAAGCAGCAGCATGGCCGAAAATATTCATTTTGGCAGCGTTTGCAATAA
- the rpmG gene encoding 50S ribosomal protein L33, translated as MAKGVREKIKLVSSAGTGHFYTTTKNKRTKPEKLELKKFDPVVRQHVLYKEAKIK; from the coding sequence ATGGCTAAGGGTGTTCGCGAGAAGATCAAGCTGGTTTCTTCTGCTGGTACTGGTCACTTCTATACCACTACGAAGAACAAGCGTACTAAGCCGGAAAAATTGGAACTGAAGAAATTCGATCCCGTTGTCCGTCAGCACGTACTCTACAAAGAAGCTAAAATTAAGTAA
- the rpmB gene encoding 50S ribosomal protein L28, whose product MSRVCQVTGKRPVAGNNRSHALNATKRRFLPNLHSHRFWVEGEKRFVTLRVSAKGMRVIDKKGIETVLADLRARGEKY is encoded by the coding sequence ATGTCCCGAGTCTGCCAAGTTACTGGCAAGCGTCCGGTGGCCGGGAACAACCGTTCCCACGCACTGAATGCGACCAAACGCCGTTTTCTGCCGAACCTGCATTCACACCGTTTTTGGGTTGAAGGCGAGAAGCGCTTTGTAACACTGCGTGTATCTGCTAAAGGTATGCGTGTTATTGATAAGAAGGGTATTGAGACGGTTCTGGCCGATCTGCGTGCCCGTGGTGAAAAGTATTAA
- the radC gene encoding RadC family protein, producing the protein MGWEKELAPREKLVRLGAESLTDAELLAIFLRTGLPGVHVMQLAEDLLVQFGSLYQLMMADQSAFHSAKGVGISKYTQIKAIAELSRRLFFSRLAKEDAMLNPEATGQYLQLLLSRREREVFLVLFLDNQHHVIRHQEMFVGTINSVEVHPREIVREALKANAAALILAHNHPSGKAEPSQADRAITEQIVKACLLMEIRVLDHLVIGHGEYVSFAERGWI; encoded by the coding sequence ATGGGCTGGGAAAAGGAATTGGCACCGCGTGAAAAGCTGGTGCGCTTAGGGGCGGAATCGCTGACAGATGCCGAATTGCTGGCGATTTTTTTACGCACTGGGCTGCCGGGCGTACATGTGATGCAACTGGCAGAGGATTTGCTGGTGCAGTTCGGATCGTTATATCAGTTGATGATGGCTGACCAGTCCGCATTTCATAGCGCTAAAGGGGTGGGAATATCGAAATATACGCAAATCAAGGCGATCGCAGAGCTGTCGCGGCGGCTGTTTTTCTCTCGGTTGGCGAAAGAAGATGCCATGCTAAACCCAGAAGCAACGGGGCAATATCTGCAACTGCTATTGTCTCGACGTGAACGCGAGGTCTTTTTAGTCCTGTTTTTAGACAATCAGCACCACGTTATTCGCCATCAGGAGATGTTTGTTGGTACGATTAACAGCGTGGAAGTCCACCCGCGTGAAATTGTGCGTGAAGCGCTAAAAGCCAATGCTGCCGCGTTAATACTGGCGCATAATCATCCATCCGGAAAAGCGGAGCCGAGTCAGGCTGACCGTGCGATAACCGAACAGATTGTTAAAGCCTGTCTGTTAATGGAGATCCGCGTGCTCGATCATTTGGTCATTGGGCATGGCGAATACGTTTCTTTTGCCGAGCGCGGCTGGATTTGA
- the coaBC gene encoding bifunctional phosphopantothenoylcysteine decarboxylase/phosphopantothenate--cysteine ligase CoaBC, whose amino-acid sequence MMMTEFSSLNALSGKRIVLGISGGIAAYKCPELVRRLRDGGADVRIVMTSAAKAFITPLTLQAVSGYPVSDDLLDPAAEASMGHIELGKWADLVILAPATADLIARVAAGMANDLLTTICLATSAPIAVVPAMNQQMYRAQPTQDNLRTLAARGLPIWGPDSGSQACGDVGPGRMIDPMEIVGLAQHHFSAINDLQHLNILVTAGPTREALDPVRFVTNHSSGKMGFAIAQAAAARGANVTLVSGPVSLATPQGVTRIDVGSALEMEHAVMAHAAHQHIVIGCAAVADYRAKHIADEKIKKQNQQGDEMTLTLVKNPDIIAGVAAMTKNRPYVVGFAAETQNVEEYARQKLARKKLDLICANNVSLSGHGFNSETNALHLFWQGGDTPLPQCDKRLLGQKLIDEIISRYDEKNRR is encoded by the coding sequence ATGATGATGACGGAATTTTCCAGCCTGAATGCCCTCTCCGGCAAACGAATCGTGCTGGGTATCAGCGGCGGCATTGCCGCGTATAAGTGCCCAGAACTGGTGCGGCGCCTGCGCGATGGTGGAGCTGACGTACGCATTGTCATGACCTCTGCCGCTAAAGCGTTCATCACGCCGCTGACGCTGCAAGCCGTCTCCGGCTACCCAGTATCAGACGACCTGCTCGACCCCGCGGCGGAAGCCTCAATGGGCCACATCGAGTTAGGAAAATGGGCAGATTTAGTCATTCTTGCCCCAGCGACTGCCGACCTTATCGCACGAGTCGCCGCCGGCATGGCGAATGACCTGCTAACCACGATCTGTCTGGCGACATCCGCCCCTATCGCCGTTGTCCCTGCGATGAATCAGCAGATGTATCGCGCACAGCCCACGCAGGACAACCTGCGCACGCTGGCCGCGCGCGGTTTACCGATCTGGGGGCCAGATAGCGGCAGTCAGGCGTGTGGCGACGTTGGGCCGGGCCGCATGATCGACCCAATGGAGATTGTCGGGCTGGCGCAGCATCATTTTTCTGCCATCAACGATCTGCAACATCTGAACATTCTGGTCACCGCTGGGCCGACGAGAGAAGCGCTGGATCCCGTTCGCTTTGTCACCAACCACAGCTCCGGGAAAATGGGCTTTGCTATCGCACAGGCCGCTGCCGCCCGTGGTGCGAATGTCACACTGGTAAGCGGCCCGGTTTCGCTCGCCACACCGCAGGGCGTCACGCGTATTGACGTCGGCAGCGCGTTGGAGATGGAGCACGCGGTGATGGCACACGCGGCTCATCAGCACATTGTGATCGGTTGTGCGGCGGTTGCCGACTACCGCGCCAAACACATCGCCGATGAGAAGATAAAAAAACAGAATCAGCAGGGCGATGAAATGACTCTCACTCTGGTCAAAAATCCAGATATTATCGCCGGTGTCGCCGCCATGACGAAAAACCGTCCTTATGTTGTCGGGTTTGCTGCCGAAACCCAGAATGTGGAAGAATACGCCCGACAAAAACTGGCGCGTAAAAAGTTGGATCTGATTTGCGCGAACAACGTTTCTCTTTCCGGGCATGGTTTTAACAGTGAAACCAATGCGTTACACCTCTTTTGGCAAGGTGGTGACACGCCGTTGCCGCAATGCGACAAGCGTCTGCTTGGCCAAAAATTAATCGACGAGATTATCAGCCGTTATGATGAAAAAAATCGACGTTAA
- the dut gene encoding dUTP diphosphatase produces MMKKIDVKIVDPRVGQQFPLPTYATPGSAGLDLRACLDQAIELKAGETILIPTGLAIHIADTGLAAVILPRSGLGHKHGVVLGNLVGLIDSDYQGQLMVSVWNRGQQTFTVEPGERIAQMVFVPVVQAEFNLVEDFVGSERGEGGFGHSGRS; encoded by the coding sequence ATGATGAAAAAAATCGACGTTAAGATTGTTGACCCGCGCGTTGGGCAGCAATTTCCGTTACCGACCTATGCCACACCGGGTTCTGCTGGGCTCGATCTGCGTGCCTGTCTGGATCAGGCGATTGAACTCAAAGCAGGGGAAACGATCCTGATTCCAACTGGGCTGGCGATTCACATTGCCGATACTGGGCTGGCAGCGGTTATCCTGCCCCGCTCCGGGCTGGGCCACAAGCACGGCGTAGTGCTGGGGAATCTGGTGGGGCTGATTGATTCGGACTATCAGGGACAGTTGATGGTTTCCGTCTGGAACCGTGGTCAACAAACGTTTACGGTTGAACCGGGCGAGCGCATCGCACAGATGGTTTTTGTGCCCGTCGTTCAGGCCGAATTTAATCTGGTCGAAGATTTTGTCGGCAGCGAACGTGGAGAAGGCGGCTTCGGCCACTCTGGCCGTAGCTAA